The Paenibacillus sp. RC334 nucleotide sequence TTTGCTTCTATTTCCTATAACGTTTCTGTATTCACGAACCCCAAAGGGGTTGTCAGCTGTAATGCCTCTTCGCAATCCATCCCGCAGACCAAGGCTCCATAAGGAGCCGCAGCTTGAATATTATGTTATGTGACGTCGGCATCTTCTACGAGTTACTTACGCTTATTCTTTGATTTCTTTGCCATTTTTTTAAACTCTTCATACTTCTCTTTCGATGCTTTAATTTTACTTTCTACTACATATGGGGCATCAGTTGCTAAGTTAGGTAGCTTTTCATTCATGTAACTGTATAACAGTCTTTTCTCATTATCGGTTGGGATTATTGGAGCAACAGGTATAGATAACGGTCTATCATTTTCTTCTTCGAATATACTAGGTATACCAAAAGAAAAAAAATTATGAAAAGCTCTCTTCCTATCTGCCTCTATCTCTTCATAGTTACCATTGGAATTCAAATGAAATCTATCAAATCCAACCATGAGCAATTGGTGTGGTTTCCTATCTTTATTTTTGTAATATAAGATCACCTCAAGTACATCCTCATTTGCCAGTTGAGGTACAGACTTATATTTGTGATCCTTGGGTCGAGCAATCTTTACAATCCTATCTCCACTAGACAAAAATAAATATCTACTTCTAATCATCCATGCCACTCTTTCTATCTTTTATTTGTGCTGATTTCACATAACGTTTCTGTATTCATGAACCCCAAAGGGGTTGTCTGCTGAAATCCCTCTCCATATCATCCCGCAGACCTAGGCTCCCTAAGAGCCGCTGCTTGAATATTATGTTATATGATGGAAATGCTTCTTCGAGATTGCTTACTAACCTGTCCTTATTCACTTCAATTATATATTTTAGCTTTGATTCATCTTTTCTCATGTGTTATCATATTCTTAAAGAAAGACCAAGTGCGGTCAACACTTGGTCAGTACAATTGGCTTGGATGGTCTATTCCCTTCTAAGTCTCAGGTAATAAAAACCCACCTTTGGCGTTCAACCTTTGGGTGGGTTTTTTACTTTCTCTTGTTGTTATTGATATATGTTAAAAGTGCAAGAATGAATGTTCCAAATAATAACATCAGAGTCATCGCATCTTTTACTTCCATGGTCTCACCTCCTTTCGAAGGGAAACCATGCCCACCCAAGATTCAATTGTATCTATATTTTACCTGTATTCACATCTGCGCACAAGCGTTCTTATCTACTTTCTTGCATTTTTCCTTAATTCTATTTGTTGTCCATCATTTCTATCATATAACGTCTTATTTACGAACTTCCGAAAGAATGCTCTCTTCGTCATATTCACGAACTTCGTGAATCCTGCACTTTGCTCCTTATTCCCGCACTTTCTGCGTTTCAATCCTCCAGCCCGTCCATCCGATCCAACGGACTTTGAATCCGCCCAATGTCCCGCCTGCTCACATGTGTATACCGCTCCGTCGTTCGCACACTCTGATGCCCTAGCAGTTCCTGAATATAGCGAAGATCAATCCCATTCTCCAGCAAGTGGGTCGCAAAGGAATGCCTTAGCGAATGGATACTCACCTGTTTGCGAATGTCCGCTTCAGCCAGCGCTTTTTCAAACACTTTCTGCGCTGAACGTTCCGTCAGGTGGCGGCCTTCCCTCTGCCCTGGAAACAGCCAGTCTTCTGGCCGCTCCACCTCTATGTACTGCTCGACCACCGCAAAAGCCGCTTCGGAGAGCAGCGTTTGCCGATCCTTCCTGCCCTTTCCCTGACGGACTTTCAGCACTTTCCGTTCATGGTCGCAGTCTTCAGGACGCAACCTCACCACTTCGCTTACCCGCAGCCCGGATGTATACGTCAGGTACAGAATAGCCTTATGCTTTGGATTTTTCACTACTTTCAACAGACGCATGACCTCATTCAGGGACAGCACATCCGGTAGTTTACTCTCCTTTTTCGGACGAACATAGGCGGAGGATTTGGGCTGCTTTAGCACATGGAGAAAATAAAATTTCAACGCACTGATCGCTTGGTTAACATAAGCGTGCGAAAGACCTTTTTCGAGCAGCACCAGCGCATATTTTTGCACCACCGCATCATTTATGCTTGCTTCGGTCCCTTGCAATCCGGCAAAAAAGCGTTCCGTTTGCGATATGTATGCTTTTATCGTCTTGCTGCTGTACCCCCTTGCTACCAATGCATCGCGCAATTCTTGCCGCTGATCCGGATTCCATTCACCTCGTTCCGAAGAAGAGGGAACCGCATTAGCCAGCGTGTCCCGTCGATCCAGCCATTCCCGGATGTACGGTAGTTCTTTATTCAAGCGCTCGTCGTACTGGAACTTACAAATCCGATACGCTTCCAACAGGCTTTCTACAGCCGAGATACTGTACGGAATCGCCCAGATTTTTTCGTCTGGAACCCATTTCCTGCCTGGTATGGATCGAATCCCTTCCCGCTCCTTGACTCCGTATCGCTCCAAGCGTACGCTGATCGTTTTTTCATCCCGATAAAGTAGGTTTATCTTCATCTCACTTGCCTCCTTAGTATATCAGCCGTTCAAAAAATTGGAAATCTAATTTTGCACAAAAAAAGGGACTTAAGATGGATATTCATCTCAAGTCCCTGATTCTTTCAGAGTAAATTATTGATCCATTAAGTCCAATTTACATTATCATAAAATGTCTTACCTTTATTTGTCCAGTTCCTCCGTCACATCATCCCATAGCACTGCCGCCACCTTCTCCAACAGATACTCCAGCTTCAGGTTCAGTAGCTATCCAATTGGAACTCGCTCTACTCCCCACATAAACAAAAGATGAGCCTGATTATTTGTTTCTCATTTGTTAATACAATAAGGATAAGCCGTTAAAAAGCGCATTTTGTCGCCATTTTTTTCAGATAGACCGCTTGTATTACAATCATATATAAAGAACAACGAATTATATTTGCCATCTATTTTACTCAAATCATGTAATAGTGGAGATAAAAAAGAATCAACAAAGGAAACATCTTTTATACCATTATCTGCCCCATCCATCAGAAAGACTCCTTCAGCAAAATCTTCGTCAAAATCATCTATTTCATGGTCATTTAAAAAATCGCTAAAAACATCCTCATTCTCATCTTCCGGGTATTTAATCTCAACATATTCAAATAACTCATCATCAGAGGCAAAGTGACCGTACCAGACGGACACCATATTTTTTTCAAAGCAATTCATATCTCACCCCGCTAAATTTCAGTTTATACGTTTAATCTATCTGTATCCCGCACCAGCCACCATGCCCTCTACCCCACAACAGCTGTTGAAGGTAAAAAGCCCGCGCTGATCGCGGGCTTTGCTGAATATTTAGTCAAAATCATGCCTAATAGACTTGTTACTCGACCTTAAACTGTTTTAATTCGTCTTGAAGCTTATTGGACAATTGGTTTAATTGTTTGGATAGTTCAGCAACCTGCTCGATGCTATCCAATTGTTCCTGCGTGCTGGCGCTAACCTCTTCGGTTGAAGCGGAATTCTCCTCCGTGGTGGAAGAGATTATTTCCAGCGCCTGCAAAATCTCATCTTTGTGCTTGTGGACTTTGGAGGTGTTGTTGCTAATCTGGATCATTCGCAATTTCAAATCTTCCAAATCCTTGTTAATGCTAAAGAATACTTGCTTGGTGTTCTTCACCGATCTGGCATTTTCTTCTGCAATTTTCAGGCCGTGAGCCGTATGCTCAACCGATACGCTGGTTTTTTCTTCAATCACACGTACCTTCTTGTAGATTTCCTGTGTCGCCAGTGCCGTCTGCTCAGCCAGCTTGCGAACCTCCCCGGCAACAACGGCAAAGCCTTTGCCCTGTTCTCCTGCACGTGCAGCTTCAATGGAAGCATTGAGTGCCAGCAGGTTGGTCTGCGTTGCAATTTGGTTGACCGTATCCACGATGCTCGAAATCTCATGACGGCTCAGATCAATATCCTGAATAATAGACGACATCGCTTGTGTGGAATTGTGATTTTCTTCAGCCCATCTGGATAACTGATCTACTACAGCAAGCCCCTGTCCGCTTTGCTCAGCAGAGATTTGCACCATCGTTTCGATGGCTTTGGCATCATTGGCAATTTCGTCAATTTGGCCGGATAATGCTCCGGTTTTTTGTAAAATGTTATCCGTTTCGATGGACTGGTAGTTCGTCGCATTGGCAATTTCATTGATTGCTGTTGCAGTATCGTTCATCGTGACCGCGGTTCTGGAAGATATGGATTGCAGATCGTGAGAAGACTGATTCAAGACTTGAGCTGAGCCACCCACCATTTGGAGCATGCCTTGAATTTTTTGAACCATGGTGTAAACTCCTTGAGAAATTTGCCCGATTTCGTTGTTGGAATGCGTATCAAACTGAACGGTTAAATCTCCATCTTCAATCAGCTTGATTTTTGCGAGCAACTTCGGTATCGATCTCAACAGATAACGGAGCGTTATATAACAAATCACAACCAGCAGGATGGTGGCTGCGGCAAAACCGCCAATGGTAAGCCAAGTAAAGGCTTTTAATTCTGTGAGCACCTCTTGCTCAGAAATGGTTAAGCCTACGGACCACCCGGTATCTTTACTGGTTGCATACCCGATATAACGACGTTCTCCATTGTCATTAATCAGCTGTACTCCGGACTCGCCGGCAATCATTTTCTTTCCGATCTCCCCAAGATCACCTGTGCTTTCGTTAATCTTTTCTTTCAACACTTTAGTCTGATCGGGGTGATACAAAATATCACCTGTTTTGGATGCAAGAATCGAATAACCAGTGCTTCCAAGCGAATAGCTTTGCATAAGGGCAGGGATATCTTTGAAGGCAATATCAGCTGCTGCAAATCCAATTAATTGGTTACTGTTATCTTTGATCGGATAGAAAATACCCATGAGCACACTACCCGTAGCGACGTCAATATAGGGATCCGAGTAGTATAAACCGTTTGCTTCAACAGCTGGCTTGAAGAACGGACGTTTTTGGATATCGTAATCCGGTTTGGAAGCAGCACCATCATTCTGAAGAAAGAAGCCTTTGCCAGATATTCCTGCAATCCAGGCGTCGGCAAAAGATGGCTCTGCCTTTACAATGGCTGCCAGAGTTGCTTCTGTTTCCGCAGCATATGGAGAAGTTTTCACCATTTCTGACGATTGGGTTGTTTCTATGTATTGCTGAAAAAGGTTGTTCGTTGACATTTGTTTGACAAGCGATCCCTTTTCCTTAAACAACGCATCGAATTGACTGACGATGGCCTGCGTCTTCGTCTGGAGCATGGCCTCTTGCTGCTTGATAAGTATGCTTTGCGTGCTTGCAAACATGAACGTCCCCAAGGTTGCAAAGACGACAACGATAATGACTAACAACACAATGGCTAATGTGTTCGCAATGCTGGATGATCTGAATACGCGC carries:
- a CDS encoding putative holin-like toxin, which gives rise to MEVKDAMTLMLLFGTFILALLTYINNNKRK
- a CDS encoding immunity 22 family protein — encoded protein: MNCFEKNMVSVWYGHFASDDELFEYVEIKYPEDENEDVFSDFLNDHEIDDFDEDFAEGVFLMDGADNGIKDVSFVDSFLSPLLHDLSKIDGKYNSLFFIYDCNTSGLSEKNGDKMRFLTAYPYCINK
- a CDS encoding tyrosine-type recombinase/integrase, which produces MKINLLYRDEKTISVRLERYGVKEREGIRSIPGRKWVPDEKIWAIPYSISAVESLLEAYRICKFQYDERLNKELPYIREWLDRRDTLANAVPSSSERGEWNPDQRQELRDALVARGYSSKTIKAYISQTERFFAGLQGTEASINDAVVQKYALVLLEKGLSHAYVNQAISALKFYFLHVLKQPKSSAYVRPKKESKLPDVLSLNEVMRLLKVVKNPKHKAILYLTYTSGLRVSEVVRLRPEDCDHERKVLKVRQGKGRKDRQTLLSEAAFAVVEQYIEVERPEDWLFPGQREGRHLTERSAQKVFEKALAEADIRKQVSIHSLRHSFATHLLENGIDLRYIQELLGHQSVRTTERYTHVSRRDIGRIQSPLDRMDGLED
- a CDS encoding methyl-accepting chemotaxis protein, whose protein sequence is MSQNIKKRVFRSSSIANTLAIVLLVIIVVVFATLGTFMFASTQSILIKQQEAMLQTKTQAIVSQFDALFKEKGSLVKQMSTNNLFQQYIETTQSSEMVKTSPYAAETEATLAAIVKAEPSFADAWIAGISGKGFFLQNDGAASKPDYDIQKRPFFKPAVEANGLYYSDPYIDVATGSVLMGIFYPIKDNSNQLIGFAAADIAFKDIPALMQSYSLGSTGYSILASKTGDILYHPDQTKVLKEKINESTGDLGEIGKKMIAGESGVQLINDNGERRYIGYATSKDTGWSVGLTISEQEVLTELKAFTWLTIGGFAAATILLVVICYITLRYLLRSIPKLLAKIKLIEDGDLTVQFDTHSNNEIGQISQGVYTMVQKIQGMLQMVGGSAQVLNQSSHDLQSISSRTAVTMNDTATAINEIANATNYQSIETDNILQKTGALSGQIDEIANDAKAIETMVQISAEQSGQGLAVVDQLSRWAEENHNSTQAMSSIIQDIDLSRHEISSIVDTVNQIATQTNLLALNASIEAARAGEQGKGFAVVAGEVRKLAEQTALATQEIYKKVRVIEEKTSVSVEHTAHGLKIAEENARSVKNTKQVFFSINKDLEDLKLRMIQISNNTSKVHKHKDEILQALEIISSTTEENSASTEEVSASTQEQLDSIEQVAELSKQLNQLSNKLQDELKQFKVE